In Oryza glaberrima chromosome 8, OglaRS2, whole genome shotgun sequence, the following are encoded in one genomic region:
- the LOC127782534 gene encoding uncharacterized protein LOC127782534, translating to MVDYRRMGNMEEHLGNTTSTTFLHQPRNLWKGPRGTVLRIEALALVAIVLTFFVAVLGSCRRWSNHWIVQKGFLAANVLSLSLGTYSIGIMQSSSVKSEMYPIWTVCLFTLLGFTDSVTSYNGLDYKSPLLKMLFQLGLYCGYVLLMSISTISTDVGNIAIGMLSAITFVKGFHRSLALVLQSRMRDMEAKTVGLQEPRFLSRGRDYGEERENMIVDFPPDLENLVYGSERPALSNTVHMADIDLICQEKDELQLCSDVCVAFSLSHQLQRYILGLSEHVDNKVDLSEDIIDYKWALKVIGVELAFLYEVFFTGNAFLHFYEAKAASFWALASFIGICFVGVAVAIPRTMTSRRTTSLGSGATVVVDTTTADLFITLVILVSLALLQLMHLIWCWTSNWARLAFACECARNQKKGIGIQWSWWMRLKWFAITRTNWFDKYLWQDKLGQCSLAGKAGREWKFLSNSITSMGGRQMHGLQYIGHVLWDLWGSDANKGVAFRLDDDVRASITDFLGQIRSDMIDHHWLSELRENGVDIDELPYMIVEDKNSFVHVMFLNTASFGFIYAHSVMVWHVATCYCELAEQEKQDAMLNQSTEDTAAEAGCFEKAAAPCYRKKQAATGGGGGERAKNRRVANALSKYCTYLVVSAPELLPGPAAHAKRAYDVFAEEAKMAPREAMTGNYSFLIGTDLGMQLLGERPPRDGVGHCSDPWKALALVWVQMLVYAAPYGNVEAHMRHLTQGGEFITHIWALLYHLGIRKWQPPKEDKDTHKSLEDEGEGSEVEPRRDVEEETSSLP from the exons ATG GTGGATTATCGCCGCATGGGGAATATGGAGGAGCACTTGGGAAATACAACATCAACAACCTTCTTGCATCAGCCGAGAAATCTATGGAAGGGCCCAAGGGGGACAGTGCTCCGTATCGAGGCATTGGCACTAGTGGCCATTGTGCTCACTTTTTTTGTTGCTGTCCTTGGGTCATGCCGCCGTTGGTCCAATCACTGGATAGTCCAAAAGGGCTTCTTGGCTGCAAATGTGTTATCTCTGTCTCTTGGAACCTATAGCATTGGCATAATGCAATCTTCATCGGTGAAGAGCGAAATGTATCCCATATGGACTGTGTGCTTATTCACCCTCTTGGGCTTCACTGACTCAGTCACATCCTACAATGGCCTTGACTACAAGAGCCCGCTCTTGAAGATGCTATTTCAGCTTGGCCTCTACTGTGGATATGTTCTATTGATGAGCATCTCAACCATCTCCACTGATGTTGGTAACATTGCCATCGGCATGTTGTCTGCCATCACCTTCGTCAAGGGCTTTCATAGGTCACTGGCGCTTGTGCTACAGAGCAGAATGCGAGACATGGAAGCAAAAACAGTAGGTTTACAAGAACCACGTTTTTTATCACGCGGTAGGGATTATGGTGAGGAGCGAGAGAATATGATCGTCGATTTCCCCCCTGATCTCGAAAATCTTGTATATGGTTCGGAGCGCCCGGCATTGTCTAATACAGTTCATATGGCTGATATAGATTTGATATGCCAAGAAAAGGATGAGCTGCAGTTATGTTCTGATGTGTGCGTTGCTTTCAGTCTGTCTCATCAGTTGCAACGGTATATTCTTGGATTGAGCGAGCATGTGGACAACAAGGTTGATCTTAGTGAGGACATTATTGACTACAAGTGGGCCTTGAAGGTGATTGGTGTTGAGTTGGCTTTTCTCTATGAGGTCTTCTTCACTGGTAACGCATTCCTTCACTTCTATGAAGCAAAAGCTGCTAGTTTTTGGGCATTAGCTTCATTCATTGGGATATGTTTTGTCGGGGTAGCTGTTGCCATTCCTAGGACAATGACTAGTCGTCGTACAACATCTCTTGGTTCTGGTGCCACCGTTGTCGTGGACACCACAACAGCTGATCTTTTTATCACTCTTGTCATATTGGTTTCCCTGGCTCTGTTGCAATTGATGCACTTGATTTGGTGCTGGACCTCAAACTGGGCAAGACTCGCCTTTGCGTGCGAGTGCGCCAGGAACCAAAAGAAGGGAATTGGTATACAGTGGTCATGGTGGATGAGATTGAAATGGTTTGCAATTACCAGGACTAATTGGTTTGACAAGTACCTCTGGCAAGATAAGCTCGGCCAGTGTTCATTAGCAGGTAAAGCGGGGAGAGAATGGAAGTTCCTCAGCAACAGCATAACTTCCATGGGTGGCCGTCAGATGCATGGATTGCAGTATATTGGACACGTGCTCTGGGACTTGTGGGGTAGCGACGCCAACAAAGGTGTCGCGTTTAGGTTGGACGACGATGTAAGGGCGTCCATTACTGATTTTCTTGGCCAGATCAGGAGTGACATGATAGATCACCATTGGTTATCTGAGTTGCGTGAGAATGGAGTGGACATAGACGAACTTCCCTATATGATTGTCGAGGACAAAAACTCGTTCGTCCACGTCATGTTCCTGAATACGGCCTCATTTGGCTTCATTTATGCCCACAGTGTAATGGTGTGGCATGTTGCCACATGCTACTGTGAACTAGCAGAGCAGGAGAAGCAAGATGCCATGTTGAACCAGAGCACGGAGGAcacagcagcagaagcaggtTGTTTTGAAAAAGCAGCAGCACCTTGTTACAGGAAAAAACAAGCAgcaacaggaggaggaggaggagaaagagcgAAGAATCGCCGTGTCGCCAATGCTCTGTCCAAGTATTGCACCTACTTGGTAGTTTCAGCTCCAGAGCTACTTCCTGGACCGGCCGCGCATGCAAAGCGTGCGTACGATGTATTTGCAGAGGAGGCGAAGATGGCTCCGCGTGAGGCAATGACAGGCAACTACAGTTTCCTGATTGGCACAGATCTGGGGATGCAGCTTCTTGGTGAGAGGCCGCCCCGTGATGGCGTTGGGCATTGCTCCGACCCCTGGAAGGCGCTGGCGCTTGTATGGGTCCAGATGTTGGTCTACGCTGCGCCGTATGGCAATGTGGAGGCGCACATGCGTCACCTCACGCAGGGTGGCGAGTTCATCACCCATATCTGGGCCTTGCTGTACCACCTCGGCATTCGCAAGTGGCAACCTCCAAAGGAGGACAAAGATACTCATAAGAGTTTGGAGGATGAAGGGGAAGGCTCAGAGGTGGAACCGAGGAGGGATGTTGAAGAGGAAACCTCATCACTGCCCTGA